TACTAAGCTAAACTAAACTGGGCTGAGAAGGAAGCTCCAACCACCACCAAAATTTAAGCAAATGCAATTCTTCATGCCCCACATGATGCATTTACCTAAGTGCATTGACTGTAAAGTCTACAAAACCATAACCAAACACACAACCACTGTGGTGGTTGGGACAGACAGCGAGGcaccttaattaaaaataaagtcttTCGCTTAAACTGAAGGTGCCCATGTCACCTTCATACGTTAAAATGGTCGATCTCCAGCTTAAAACATGATTTCAAGTCaataagaaaaggattaaaGAAACAGCATTAGTCTTAGGCATTGGTAAGGAATGACTGCAAACTggaaaaaaccaattcaataaACTTCCGGCAACTTCAACCTACTCAAAGAAAAGGTTGCTCTTTGTACAGTTATTGCGTATGGGAGCCGTTTCAACATGTCCTTTCCCCTCCCTGCTGTTATCTAAAACCATGCTGAGCAACTTGTTTTGCGTTTCCTTCCAAAAGGAAAACTCCCTGTTGATTAAATGAAAAGGGTCTTGACAGATGGGGGAGGGAAGATTTACATGTTTGCAGCAAACAATACCATTGGCACGGAAgtgtaattttaattatttggctAAAGCTTGatcacagtttttttttcagCCCAGTTTCTTACAAAATGAATAGAGATGGAAATTGTGAATGAAAGAAAGTTATATCATATCATCATCTTCTGGTAGGGACTAAAGGAGCATTAATAACCTCAAATGCTCATCTAGAAATTTGCTAACAGGCTCAATCAATTGTCCTCATACCTATCAACATTCAGTTTGATGCATGACATTATCCAGAAGGAAAAATGAAAGGCATCCTCCATcacaaataaaagcaaaaaaataataaaattggccAATGCAACATGACAATCACAATAACAGTCACATTTTACATCACAGAAAAAATGTCCATCAgagtatttcaaattaaattcaaCACCTACTGATTCAAGCATTCCATAATCTCAGTCCTACGCTTTTTTTAACTcatcaatacacacacacacacacacacacattttgcTGCTAAAATTAGCTGAAGAAGACAACAAGTAAGCATGCAAAGCAAGAGAAAGAatccaaaagacaaaaaaggtaGCTCTCCACACCCGGAAATGAATTCAAGGAATGCCAATTTTACAGACAAAAAACATATGCTGATAAAGAATGGAATTGCTTGGTAACAAAAGACTTTtaagatgaaaagaaagaacTTTGCTCTTTCCAATTAAACAATTGAAAATGAATACCAGCATCAGTTCTTTTATGTGTTCCAATTGCAGTAAATGCAATTATGTAAAGTTACACACAGGGGAAACTGTGATAGAATTTCATTCCCTTTAACCCCTCCCAGCACgaacaattaaaaaaccaaaaaaaaaagagagaaaaagagctaactctttcccttttctccaCCATCCTGTACAATCCAATCGATCCAAatttcccttctttttcttccattAAAATCTAActgtaaaaaactaaaacattgaatcaaaagtaaataaagaaaataataaaataaaaaataaaagcctcACCGGTGTTGGTGGCAATCAAAATGAATCGTTATATCATCTCTCAGTGAGTTGTGACCTTAGATCTCTTCTTTGCCTCGCTGTAAAGCACCACACCCATGATTGTAACCGCGAATCCAGCCATGCCCATCACAGTCACCGGATTCCTAAAGATCAAGACTGATATGACAGCAGCCACTGCAGCCTTAGCATTGCCTAACACTTGAAGAGTCAGGGCACTTGTGTGCCTGGTCACCAAAAAATTCGTTAAATTCACTAAATAAGCCACAGTTGCATTCCCAGCCAACAAGAACACAATAAACGGATCCCCTCTGGCTTTCTCAATGGTAATTGCAGCCACATTCCCTTCAATGTAAAGAGTGAACGGTAACAAAATCAAAGCAGCCATTGGTGCCATATAAAGCAACAAATTCATAGAATGTAACTTCTCAGCTTCTGATGTTAGCAAAATCCCTTGAACCACGGATTTTAAAGCACGTCCAGCAGTTGAACCAACACAAACCAAGAACCCAAATAAATGAAACAAAGGCTCACTATTACTGGCCAAAACAATTCCAAAAACCACAGGCAAAAGTGCGCAATAAACCTCAGCAGATTCTTTCTTGCACGTTATCAAGAACGCAAAAATAGCAGTAAAAAATGGTGTAGTTGCCCCAATAGCTTGATTAAAAGACACAGGCAAGTACCTCAATGAAGTATTACCACAAAccacagaaaaacaaaagatagcACTCAAAGCAAAGATCTTCATAAACTGCTTCCTTGATAAAATATGCTGCAGTGGTACTATTTCAAGAAACTTTATAGCCACATAGCTGTAACAAGCACACGAAATCATGTGCAGCATTGTTAAGAATATTGGGTACCGGAAGCCATAAAAACTTAACAGGTACTTGTTAAGTAACAAAACACCAATGTTGGACATGTACCATGATGCAATTATCACAGCTGTTAAAATATTTGGAGAGAAATATGATCCCACGGTGGAATATGCATTGTTTCTTACATCACCAGGTGGGGTTGCTGGTATGTCAAGAACTTGGTCATCGGTGGTGGTTGACACGGTGGTGCCATCCACTATTCTCGGGTTGCTCATTCTCCTTGTTGCCCATTTTTGTGCCTCCACCATCCTCTTTGGTTCAAGGGCAAAATGggattttacaaaaatattctcTTTCCAAGAATGTGCGACTCTActtagagagagaggaagaaagcTGGGAGCTTGAACTGTGTAGCATGAGATCTGTGAGTGAGAGGTGAGGATGAATGGTGATATTTCCTCGTTTTTTTAGTCATGTGAAGTGCTTGTGTGTGGATCTGAATGGACGGTGGTGGTTCAGATTTAGGGTGGAGGTGAAATCTTGTCCTTTGGATTAAGGGAGGGTATGGGAAGAGAATAAAAATCATTAGATACCTCGTGAACAGAGCTTCATGTAAAAGTCAGTCGGTAATGGATACGTGACTGTGGTCTGACTAGATTTTACTGTGTAAGGGATACTTtttatggaaattaaaaaaaaaaaaagagagtaaattgTAATTAAGGGTTTGATTATGCACACGTGTGAGGGTTAGTATAGATAGTATATTGATTGTATATGGGCCAAGAAAGGTGTTCTCGATTTGTGCAAATCCCCCCCTGCTTGCTTGAGTTGCAGGGGCTCAGTTGCGATTACGAAAGACTcaataattaaactatatacaTACTGATTTGTTTACACAACACAGTTTTTTCCGAGATAAATAACAAAAGCCAGcctttttagctttattgtaataattgttattttttaaaatatattttatttaaaaataaattgaaataatatatttttttaaaaaaattatttttaatatcagtacatcaaaatgatataaaaataccaaaacaatattaatttgaagttcaaaaaaataaaaaaaaaattaattttttttttcagaaacgcttttgaaacaaaaaaacaaacagatttATACACATCTATTAAGGGTTTAAAGATTGAGTCAAGAAACTAATTTCAACCTAGATTGAGTTTAAGCACCGATTTAGAAACTAAACATTTGTAgcttaattttgttaatttttttcttgattatagCTTCATGTACTCAATTTCATTACTAATTTGTCAAGACTTGTTatagatataaaatttaaaagagttgGTATAAAAGCTCATTCTTTTAGCATTTCAATCTATAAATTTTagagaaaggagagaaaaaatcgCCAAAAAACAGCAAGAAGATGAAGAGTTGTAGGTTTTGCCACTTTTAAGAGACAaaacttgttgttttttatgtcaACGGGTTTCATTcgacaaaaaaattttaatgacaGGTGTTTTGAACCTTCATCTTGTTTGAAAGATCACAACCTTCAACTTTCACAAAGGTTATGGCCCTTACCATTATCCTCAGAGATATAGAACCCTCGGGAGCTAGGAGTTTACTAACATCCCCCATCACCTCTCCACCTTTGCCTCCACCGATTATGAAGACAGGGGCCCTTTTTGTTAGCTTTCGCTAATAGGCAAAGTTGAAGCTTCTCCTTCAGCAATCAATCTTGTagagacaaaaacaaaactaaggCTACAAGTaaggcaacaacaaaaaaagtttgCAACCTATATTGCAAAACGGCTTAGTGGTATTCTTGAGCTATTTTATTAACTTCATACTTGGTTGAAGTTGACTCAAACACAACACGATTCTTCTCCTTATCTGATCTCTGATAAGGCTTGATGTTTACTTTATGGAGGGACCCTCTGGTAGCGAGAACTAGGGGTaagcaaaaaaactgaaaaaactattaaatcgagaaaatcataaaaaaaaaaactaaaaaaatctaaccgtgaaaaaaaccaattagaatTTTAGAAAAACCAACCGATTCAATTTCGGTTTTATAAccctgaaattgaaaaaatcaaaccaaacccaaatgaaaaaaaattgagccaaaactgagccaaaccaaaaaaacaaaaaaaaccaagcaagcCGGTTTGAACCAATTTTTGTTCTACAAACTGAACCGAAACCTGTTGGGTTGAAccggtttcagtttttttttaaaaaaaattggtttggttattaattttttttttataaaaaccgaactgaacaaaaaataatcacctaTAGCATGAACAACTTAGATGAGTTGCAATCCTGCCCTGGGATTAATTGTTCTAATGAATCTTACAATCATCCATCTTCTCCTCCACTTCCTGACATTCATTGGCTTCATAGCCAATATGTTCTTCATGGTGCCATTGTTTTTATTGGCAAAGGTGAAGAACCACCTCATGTCATTGTCACCATCTGTACCAATAATCAATTAATAACAGCTTCTAAAAACATTGATTGTAGGCTCGAGCCTTACTAtcgtataattttttttctttcaaaagagCACATGATTATCCATCTATTAGGGTATGGCTGATATAGACCCAACTAATAATAGTTGAACACTTCCCTCGTGAACCTTTAAAAAAGGAAGTAATACCTTATTGTCTATATATAAATGGGAGCAGTAATTTCCAGAGCCTAGGGTCTGTTTACTGATATGCTTAGTAAGGTCAGGCATTTAAGCCATATACTCTCTAGGTTGGTGACATGCCACAATCTATACATTTACAACACTTATGTTACTAGAGATGTCATCTTTAGGAGTTTAAGgcaaccttttttttccctaaaagtCCCCTATAAGGACAAAAAAAGGACTCCTGCAAGACCTTCTTTCCTGGGTATCTTTGGTAGGGGAAGGAGAAGGACTCCTACAGGAAGGTTTTTCCCCTTTCTCACCAGAGAAGGATGCCAATGtgacacccttttttttttatcttagggCTCAGCATAATGGACCTTTGTCCCCTGTTGCTTTTTTTCAGGCTCTAGATGAAACCTGAATTCCTCATTAAGGACATAAATGCTTCTATTTTTAGAGATGGATTTGATGTTCCTACGGtctatttattctattttataaaaagataggtaaaaattatttagaaaggGAAATGCTTAAAGTAAGtcttttcttgaaattaagAAGAGATGATTCGTGGTCTTGTTGCTAGagcaaagttttaaaaaaatcactaaaagtGAAAGTGAAAGAAAAGTTACATGTAAGAATGATTGGGGGTATAAAGAAACAAACCTTTTATTCCCAATGTCGGATGAATAACCTTTCATGTCACCACGTATTTAAAAATTCCACTCAATTATTGCATGAAAAGCCAACCAACATTCAATTTCTCGAAAGACATCTTTTACTAGTGAGGACAAGCCACCTAGATTTGAAGATCCCAATAATTCTATGTAAGGCAAGTAAGATTTTACAATGAAGGTAAAAAAGGTCTCATCTATTACTTATAGAGACTCTTCAAAATCTTTGAGTATAAAACTCAAAGACTTAAGGAGCTATTAATGGatcaatatttattgtttttgtttaaaaaatgatcaaataaaaGGTAATAACCCATCATTTCTGGGCTCAACCAAGTGCTGATGTTCTTTtcacattatatatattttatgttggtgagtcaatgatattttatcatgagaagttaaaagatattttattaatactttaatattttctctttaataaaaagtgttaagatattttattaatactttaatattttctctttaataaaGAGTGTTAGGGAGGGTATAAAAGAGAGGGGAATATCCTTCAAAATAAGGTTAAGcttttctcaacaaaaaatgACATATCTATTTTAGGATTTTCTTctaaattatgatttatttatttttataaaacgaTACTCATTTAATTATCAGAGAGTTCTCAAATACATAAGAGCTGATTTTTTTACAGATATCAAGTATGATCCACCAACCACTTTTCAAATATGAATGGATGAGATTGTTAGAATAAAGAGATTAACCAAATATCTCAAGTATTAGCTTGGCCCACGATATCATGGGATAAACTTGAACCtcttcaataatattataatttttatatttatacatatCCTTGTAGATAAGTTGGTTGATGAAAAATAATACtgtgattttaatatatttatatatttagagaAATCTATCAAAATCAATGTttcgtaaaattaattaaacataaattcatCACCCTCTCAAAAAGATATTAACATGATTGGAACAGAGATGTCTAATTAAACGAGTCTtccatcataaaaattaatctcGAGTGGAATCTAATGGATATTTGTGCAAGTAATTCTCTTGAGATAGTATGACTAGCACTTGTTTTACATCACACTATCAATAATATATAACTAGGGGTAACTATTCGgccaattgaaagaaaatttttcaaaaaaatgtcAAACTTAGGATAAGGATAAAAGTTAGGTTCAATAAAATTCTCAAGACAAtcggttttatttaattaaaaaactaggaACTGACAAACTATAGGTGATGGGTATCTTACAAGATGTAAAGTCCCAACCactaaatatttgataaattatgtaTAATAAAAGTAGGTCAACCTAACCCCTTTACCATTTCCATTCCTTATCCACTCCCAATTAATCgcgataaaataaataaatgacagTCTATGCATTGTATGCTAGAAAATTTTATCGGTACTAGTTATTTGTTGAgtttcactatatatatatatatatatatatatatatatatatatatatatatatatatatatataaagttcaaTACTTATGaaagtgataaaaatattttatttagaatttctttcttatacttggcatttatttctttcttaaaagTAGATTCTATAAAGTAATTAATAACCTGCAATTTATTACTCCTCCTCAAACCACTTTCATGCTCGTGCTTCTAGCCTCCTGACCCAAAGCCAGGCTGGCAACGAATATTATGATCATCAATTGCGATCATCCTTATTAATCTCAACATGACCTGCAttggaatttaaattaaatttttttaaaaaaagatattgactAAGTGAAAATGATCTAAActaggttttaaattaaattgaaaaaaaaattcacatggtAAAAGTGAGAAACTCATCTttcttataagaaataaaaaaaacacatgtacATGTAAATATTTGACCACAactatctaatttattttatatgttttattttatttatcttaagGTTAGTTATGCGAGTCCAACttatctatttaaaatttaatataagaaaaattcaacataaattagaataatctctCGGGAtactatgaaattataaaaacaataaaaaaagaaattattgcatataaaaaagttaaaataaataatttaaaaaataataaaggggGTATTGATTAAAAAgcttaatgaaaaaattatttttttcttgaaaaaagtaAGACATTGCTAGACCTAGCAGATTGGCCCTCCGCTCTTGGCCTAAAAGGGAGAAGACCAAGCGTGCCTagtcttattttgtttttgtcctaaaaaaatagaaacaaagcAGGCAATATATTATTGGCTTAAGTGTTTTTAAACATAACATATGACATGTCATCCACTTGAAGTAGACAACGTGTTATTTGTCGATAGGTTTTCCAATTACTGCAAGTGCATTTTTCAAGTCACCtttgatgacaaaaaaaaattaggatccaAGTTTTTGGTCCTCTAAAACTCAAATTTGAATCTATTTTCACCtacaaacactttaaaaatatcataagaatgtcaataaacttattttcaacccttaaacaccttaaaataatttaaaaaaccaaattagaAATACTTTTATGAGGCCCTATTTGCTTTTCTTGACATGGTTAAGGAACAAAACCATGTCCAACGAACTCTTTTCCTTAAGATAAATCAATTGAcatcaatattgatttttttttgtttgtttatatagcTGAAATGTGGTCAATAAACACTCTCTCTCCATTCTTTTTTTAGTTGCTTTCTACCCCCTCCCTCAAtatttagggactaaaacgtcataaaaattaagtttagagCTAAAACACAAGAACCTAAAAAGACAGGGACCaaataatgcaaaaaatgaaaacataatGGACCAAACTAAACTTTTCATGCTATTTGACTAGTGAAAAcaattgttgttttctttatgttaaatttggtttttgttttttaatcttttttagttATAGTCTAAAATTCTACATcgtaatattgatttttaatttattattgggATTTTCTTGATACATTGTATATACTTGAAtatgcaaatcaaaacaaattttaaaatataaaaatatgtcaaAATAAGATAGAAGGAATgataagattaaaaagaaatgaagttcAATAGACGTGTATTGTATGATTTTTCTAAAGAACTAATCTAAAAATGAATAAACGATAATTGAATAGTGATTATTTAAAgtcttttagtttgttttgtAAAGTAATGTAAtgtgattgtgattgtgattgcaATGATACCTCTCTAGAATTATGAAAGTTAATCTCTTAAATTCTTTCGTTGATCTCTTATCGTCTTTTGCTTGGTGTTTATACACGAGAGAGTAAAGAATTTGAATATGGTATTTATCTTATCGCACGGGGACATCTCCCCCTTGAAAGGTAAATTACTGGTAGTGTTAATTCATATTCTATAGACGGGAGTGCTAGAAAATAATTAACCATATGCAAACTTAATTTATTAAGGTTCATAGAATGAAAAATTctccatattaataatttatttaatattatcatgtgtttataaattgttttattggGATCCGATGGTTAAATATTATCGTCGATCATGTGTATATCAAGCACCATCAATTCACCTAGcttatggttttatttttcacatcgaTGAAGTTGTTTAAAATCTCTTCAATAACGAAATCTTTCCAAAGTTATTGTAAGATTATCAGCATGTTTATAAACAAAtgtgaattaaattcaatttatgagcagatttgaattcaattaataatatattataattattatatttagaaTAACATAATAAATCACATAATTGAAACCAATTACACTGCTTGGAATACTTGttgaaataaattgaattaataattttgactattttatctttaattttaaaaacatttttttactaaaagaatctttatatttatttaaaatgacataaaatataggtgttttaaagaaattataaaaaaatctatctcatattaattgtttgttaaatatttattgaattttttttgaaaatatatgttcATTGAAAGTACCTTAGTATCAAAATTTGCTCATCAATTGGATGAAATCAGAGTGCATTGGATCTTGGTTCTTTTCCAGAAAGCCATTTGTACACACACAACAACCTGACCAAACTCcaaatattagtatattttttttaacatattatcAACTTAAAGGTTCAGAACCCTACATGAATCTAGCAGCCCAGATAGAATAATagtctcaaaaacaaaaaaaagtaaacagaTACAAGAAAAGGCAgcccaaaaacataagttagggtttttgaaataaaataaagagaagggtatttttgaaaaataatttttaaactcaaGTAGAATTGAATGTctgatttgtttttgatatttttttaattaaattttatttgtctgaaaaagatttcaaacaaaaaaaattaatttaatactgtgaattgaatttaattctaGTAGCTCTTTGGACCCACGAGTCATTCTTGTGAACAACGGGTCTCATCTCATGGCTGGGGACTTGGGCTAAGACTCATGCCCTTCTCATACGATATTGAAGCAGTTTGTATGTACATCTTACATATCCACTTATAAAATCAAGTCAACTTTAATTCAGCCATTTTTGCAATTTATATTGCGTTAAACGAATTATTAACAAgagtaattttgataattaagacAAAACTAAACAACAATCAATTCATTTTTCCTTGCGTGTCTCCATGAAAAACACTCTTTGGAGAGAAACGACATCTTGGAAGGAGATGACCACTACCAGGCGCTAGCACCACTGTTTCCAGCAGGTAGGGAAATGGAGAGGTTGGTGCTGGAATTACCATGGGAAGCAGATTCCTCAAGCTTTCTTGAACGCTGGCGTCCTCTGTGTATGTGCCTGTCACAGTACTTTTGATATGGGAGAGCCTCTTTGCTACACCTCCATTTCTTTCCATCTGTTCTCCTACATCTCCCGGGCTCAGGCTCCATTCCCTTCTTATATGCCAAATATAATGGGTTGCACCCCATAACTAGacacccacaaaaaaaaaaacaaaaaaaatctccttTAAAGATTAGGAAAATTAGTTACATCGTAAATTAGTTAACGATCAAGTATTCATGGAAAGAAGACAAGTATATTGGGGACTGAGTGAAAGATATTCGTAGTTAAAAacagaagagagaagaagatagAGTTATTGGGGACTTACGACTAGGGTAGAGTTGGCACAACCTTGAACTGAGACCACCAAGGGAAGTAGCAACACTTCTCCATATAGGTAAAACAAGGTGGTAAGGTACAGGAAATCCAGCTTGGATATACGTACAGATAAGAGACTGGAGTTGTAGCTCCTGCAGTTGAAGAACGGTGAACCCATAAGGCTTTTTGCAGCTGATTGCTGGTCTTGGACTAGACCCGCCACGTCCAAGCTCAAGTCCTAGCCCAAGTGCAGGTGACCCAGATTCACCATCGCGCCTATTTCTCTCCACGTTCCAACCACTTGCAAGCCTAGTCCCTACaaattaaagcaaataaaaagacgaaaaaaaattgagaacgGCATTGTTAGCTAGACTTGTTTGgttgaaaaggagagaaattgGAAAATATAAGAGCAAGTGCATACTAGAGTTTGAAAGGCGGGCATGTTTGGAAGGTGGGGCTTGAGACTCCATTTCATGGCAATGGGCATCAAAATTGGCCCAATAAAACAGACCGAGT
This region of Populus alba chromosome 3, ASM523922v2, whole genome shotgun sequence genomic DNA includes:
- the LOC118028741 gene encoding probable sugar phosphate/phosphate translocator At1g12500, which produces MVEAQKWATRRMSNPRIVDGTTVSTTTDDQVLDIPATPPGDVRNNAYSTVGSYFSPNILTAVIIASWYMSNIGVLLLNKYLLSFYGFRYPIFLTMLHMISCACYSYVAIKFLEIVPLQHILSRKQFMKIFALSAIFCFSVVCGNTSLRYLPVSFNQAIGATTPFFTAIFAFLITCKKESAEVYCALLPVVFGIVLASNSEPLFHLFGFLVCVGSTAGRALKSVVQGILLTSEAEKLHSMNLLLYMAPMAALILLPFTLYIEGNVAAITIEKARGDPFIVFLLAGNATVAYLVNLTNFLVTRHTSALTLQVLGNAKAAVAAVISVLIFRNPVTVMGMAGFAVTIMGVVLYSEAKKRSKVTTH
- the LOC118028765 gene encoding growth-regulating factor 12, which gives rise to FVGTRLASGWNVERNRRDGESGSPALGLGLELGRGGSSPRPAISCKKPYGFTVLQLQELQLQSLICTYIQAGFPVPYHLVLPIWRSVATSLGGLSSRLCQLYPSLMGCNPLYLAYKKGMEPEPGRCRRTDGKKWRCSKEALPYQKYCDRHIHRGRQRSRKLEESASHGNSSTNLSISLPAGNSGASAW